A stretch of Equus przewalskii isolate Varuska chromosome 11, EquPr2, whole genome shotgun sequence DNA encodes these proteins:
- the CCDC86 gene encoding coiled-coil domain-containing protein 86: MDTPLRRSRRLEGLRPESPERSASVLRAKRALVEFDPNPEETREPGSPRSALPPGLESPRGQPETSPGSPGLRQGTDLGSPRKEPELGPGSPQHQQDPGLESPRRQPESSPEPLRLQPKPSGGSPKCSQDQEEADSELAQRKEKLAPGSPRHQLQPGPGSSEPYPGQPALGPEPSPPLQELTPRSPGSPWGRHEPSKPPAAGEPKKRRGSSPQAPASKKLKEEVPVIPKGKPKSGRVWKDRSKKRFSQMVQDKPLRTSWQRKMKERQERKLAREFARHLDEEKERRRQEKKQRRAENLKRRLENERKAEVVQVIRNPAKLKRAKKKQLRSIEKRDTLALLQKQPPQRPAAKV; encoded by the exons ATGGATACTCCGCTGAGGCGCAGCCGGCGGCTGGAAGGCCTGAGGCCTGAGTCCCCCGAGAGGTCAGCCTCAGTGTTGCGGGCGAAACGGGCCCTTGTGGAGTTCGACCCGAACCCAGAAGAGACGAGGGAGCCCGGATCTCCTCGCAGTGCTCTGCCACCCGGCCTGGAGTCCCCCCGGGGTCAGCCGGAGACAAGCCCGGGATCGCCCGGTCTACGGCAGGGGACGGATTTAGGGTCCCCTCGAAAGGAGCCAGAGCTGGGCCCAGGGTCCCCCCAGCATCAGCAAGATCCAGGCCTGGAGTCACCCCGAAGACAGCCGGAGTCGAGTCCAGAACCCCTCCGACTTCAGCCAAAGCCAAGTGGGGGGTCACCCAAGTGCTCCCAGGACCAAGAAGAAGCGGACTCGGAGTTggcccagaggaaggagaagctgGCCCCGGGGTCCCCCCGACATCAGCTGCAGCCGGGCCCAGGATCATCAGAGCCTTACCCTGGTCAGCCAGCTCTGGGTCCAGAGCCCTCGCCGCCGCTACAGGAGCTGACACCCCGGTCCCCCGGCTCCCCCTGGGGTCGGCACGAACCGAGCAAGCCACCTGCGGCCGGGGAGCCGAAGAAGCGAAGAGGTTCTTCACCCCAGGCCCCAGCATCcaagaagctgaaggaggaggtTCCTGTAATCCCGAAGGGAAAGCCCAAGTCGGGGCGGGTGTGGAAGGACCGCTCCAAGAAGAG GTTTTCCCAGATGGTTCAGGACAAGCCCCTGCGCACATCCTGGCAGCGGAAGATGAAGGAGCGGCAGGAGAGGAAGCTGGCCAGGGAGTTTGCCCGGCACCTGGACGAGGAGAAGGAGAGGCGCCGGCAG GAGAAGAAACAGCGCCGTGCCGAGAACCTGAAACGCCGCCTGGAGAATGAGCGGAAGGCAGAGGTGGTCCAAGTG aTCCGGAACCCCGCCAAGCTCAAGCGGGCGAAGAAGAAGCAGCTGCGCTCCATCGAGAAGCGGGACACCCTGGCCTTGCTGCAGAAGCAGCCGCCACAGCGGCCAGCAGCCAAGGTCTGA
- the PTGDR2 gene encoding prostaglandin D2 receptor 2: MLANVSVKPLCPILEQMSRLQSHSNTSIRYIDHASVVLHALASLLGLVENGLILFMVGCRMRQTVVTTWVLHLALSDLLASASLPFFTYFLAVGHTWELGTTFCKLHSSVFFLNMFASGFLLSAISLDRCLQVVRPVWAQNHRTVAAAHKVCLVLWALAVLNTVPYFVFRDTIPRLDGRVMCYYNVLLLNPGPDRNATCNSRQAALAVSKFLLAFLVPLAIIASSHATVSLQLRHRGCRRPGRFVRLVMAVVAAFALCWGPYHVFSLLEARAHGDPALRPLVWRGLPFVTSLAFINSVVNPLLYVLTCPDVLHKLRRSLRSVLESVLVDDSELGGLGSSRRRRASSTANSASSLPLGGRRLSPLRRPGTLLGWLRGGRAASPQRGRARSEDQTAPLNRALSTTSG; this comes from the coding sequence ATGTTGGCCAACGTCTCGGTGAAGCCCCTGTGCCCCATCCTGGAGCAGATGAGTCGCCTCCAAAGCCACAGCAACACCAGCATCCGCTACATCGACCACGCGTCGGTGGTGCTGCACGCGCTAGCCTCGCTGCTGGGCCTCGTGGAGAACGGACTCATCCTCTTCATGGTGGGCTGTCGCATGCGCCAGACGGTGGTCACCACCTGGGTGCTGCACCTGGCGCTGTCCGACCTGCTGGCCAGCGCCTCCCTGCCTTTCTTCACCTACTTCCTGGCCGTGGGCCACACGTGGGAGCTGGGCACCACCTTCTGCAAGCTGCACTCCTCCGTATTCTTCCTCAACATGTTCGCTAGCGGCTTCCTGCTCAGCGCCATCAGCCTGGACCGCTGCCTGCAGGTGGTGCGGCCCGTGTGGGCGCAGAACCACCGCACGGTGGCCGCGGCCCACAAGGTGTGCCTGGTGCTCTGGGCCCTGGCCGTGCTCAACACGGTGCCCTACTTCGTGTTCCGGGACACCATCCCGCGGCTGGACGGCCGCGTCATGTGCTACTACAACGTGCTGCTCCTGAACCCCGGGCCTGACCGCAACGCCACGTGCAACTCGCGCCAGGCGGCCCTGGCTGTCAGCAAGTTCCTGCTGGCCTTCCTGGTGCCCCTGGCCATCATCGCCTCGAGCCACGCGACCGTGAGCTTGCAGCTGCGTCACCGCGGCTGCCGGCGGCCCGGCCGCTTCGTGCGCCTGGTGATGGCCGTGGTGGCGGCCTTCGCGCTCTGCTGGGGGCCCTACCACGTCTTCAGCCTGCTGGAGGCGCGGGCGCACGGCGACCCGGCGCTGCGGCCGCTCGTGTGGCGCGGGCTGCCCTTTGTCACCAGCCTGGCCTTCATCAACAGCGTGGTCAACCCGCTGCTCTACGTGCTCACCTGCCCCGACGTGCTGCACAAGCTGCGGCGCTCGCTGCGCAGCGTGCTGGAGAGCGTGCTGGTGGATGACAGCGAGCTGGGCGGCCTGggcagcagccgccgccgccgcgcctcCTCCACCGCCAACTCCGCCTCCTCCTTGCCGCTCGGCGGCCGCCGTCTGTCCCCGCTCCGGCGGCCCGGGaccctgctgggctggctgcgGGGAGGTCGCGCCGCGTCTCCGCAGAGGGGCCGGGCCCGATCCGAGGACCAGACGGCCCCCCTGAACCGGGCGCTGAGCACCACCTCCGGCTAG